The following proteins come from a genomic window of Mariniflexile sp. TRM1-10:
- a CDS encoding PhoX family protein, translating to MNKLLKLFLFLFVFTSTSAVLISCEGEDGINGVDGKDGVDGEDGQDGEDFTPSAMMFTNKSSLSPLVQMHSEFSSVEAYSLISSTDVLSNGFRLVGSQDGAGFLKDGDEYICVVNAEDDYGVSRIRFDKNLSPIKGDWLLNAGVADYARQCSGTMWEKDIHGGDKDIFLSASESIAYDVKGIDPWVTTPTPTADFGLDALGEFSWENAVPLPKNTYSGKTVIIGGDDDSSGSKGQVIMYLSENSDADLENGKIYVLRFKQVSNGSGGAMNVTASTTYDEGSLDFGKTYDVEFVEIVDGAAMTKNEMEAACTAVNASQFIRVEDVDYQKGSDANARNVYFAVTGLGPNTGDVNDWGTIYKLELDATNPLAGKLTQIISGNTDSNNNDGNVSLLQSPDNICVTENYVYFQEDPNSFSRNHAAYIYQSDLNGNNTKVVLELKIESNLSPTGSSSFSGEFGALVDVSDKVGVPDTFILALQPHYWKSDSFVSTNLPHNQGGQIVILKGLPR from the coding sequence ATGAACAAATTACTAAAACTATTTTTATTCTTATTTGTGTTTACTTCAACAAGTGCTGTATTAATAAGCTGCGAAGGTGAAGATGGAATAAACGGTGTCGATGGAAAAGATGGTGTCGATGGAGAAGACGGACAAGATGGAGAAGATTTTACGCCTTCTGCTATGATGTTTACTAACAAATCATCTTTATCGCCTCTAGTTCAAATGCACTCAGAGTTTAGTTCTGTAGAAGCCTATTCCTTAATAAGTTCAACCGACGTACTTTCAAACGGTTTCCGATTAGTTGGTTCTCAAGATGGTGCTGGATTTTTAAAAGATGGTGATGAATATATATGTGTTGTCAATGCTGAAGATGATTATGGTGTGTCTCGTATCCGTTTTGATAAAAACCTAAGCCCCATTAAAGGGGATTGGTTGTTAAACGCTGGTGTTGCAGATTATGCAAGACAATGTTCAGGAACTATGTGGGAGAAAGACATTCATGGCGGCGATAAAGATATATTTTTATCAGCTTCAGAAAGTATTGCTTATGATGTTAAAGGTATTGATCCGTGGGTAACAACCCCAACACCTACTGCCGATTTTGGTTTAGATGCTCTTGGTGAATTTTCATGGGAAAATGCAGTGCCATTACCAAAAAACACTTATTCAGGAAAAACAGTTATTATTGGAGGTGATGATGATTCTAGTGGCTCTAAGGGTCAAGTAATAATGTATTTATCTGAAAACAGTGATGCCGATTTAGAAAACGGAAAAATTTACGTTTTAAGATTTAAACAGGTTTCCAACGGTTCTGGGGGCGCTATGAATGTTACTGCTTCTACCACTTACGATGAAGGTTCTCTTGATTTTGGCAAAACCTACGATGTGGAATTTGTTGAAATTGTTGATGGTGCAGCCATGACAAAAAATGAAATGGAAGCAGCTTGTACTGCCGTTAACGCATCTCAATTCATTAGAGTTGAAGACGTAGATTACCAAAAAGGAAGTGATGCCAATGCTAGAAACGTATACTTTGCTGTAACTGGTCTTGGTCCAAATACGGGAGATGTTAACGATTGGGGAACTATTTATAAATTAGAGTTAGATGCTACAAATCCATTAGCTGGAAAATTAACTCAAATTATAAGCGGAAATACAGATTCTAACAATAATGACGGAAATGTTTCCTTACTTCAAAGTCCTGATAATATCTGTGTGACCGAAAACTATGTTTATTTTCAAGAAGACCCTAACTCTTTTAGTAGAAATCATGCTGCGTATATTTATCAATCTGATTTAAATGGCAATAACACTAAAGTTGTCTTAGAACTTAAAATAGAAAGCAATCTGTCTCCTACGGGAAGCTCCAGTTTTTCTGGTGAATTTGGAGCTTTAGTTGATGTTTCGGATAAAGTTGGAGTACCTGACACCTTTATTTTAGCATTGCAACCACATTATTGGAAAAGTGATAGTTTTGTATCAACAAACTTACCACATAACCAAGGTGGCCAAATTGTTATTTTAAAAGGACTTCCTAGATAA
- a CDS encoding cytochrome-c peroxidase, with the protein MKTPIKASAFSIFLILAISCKKEKETTIAAINWSSAQNYYLKNIQTSIDYLDSLKKEGFDGTKSKQYFTLAREAFKKSEPYASYLNPEVGHRANGPALPIYKDDNGKVLNPVGFQKIEESIYEQETSKTDFEQELYVTKGMLYVLKKGIEKRELNAQRFFIATHQQLFRIVSLAISGFDTPVSHLGINESKISLEGLKTVYQNTIQPIIQNKNKSLDIDFLNSISKAVKFIEQNDNFDTFDRFTFTRDYMNPITRNWVNIRKTSNLWDPVNTEPFNFDAPTFFENNSFNLNFFTPATNRNPTDKQIALGEKLFSDPKLSSNGTMACITCHVPNKGYADGMKVNLDNNGKPLQRNTPTLINTAFQQSFFLDGRASSLIDQISLVFTNDKEFNTNVHEFSDIILKDSTYVDLFKDAYGRISKNNKDVIKAISSYISTLNSFNSKFDKNIRGEENTFTNEERQGYNLFMGKALCATCHFIPLTNGTVPPFFNETEKEVIGVPKTSDNKEFDNDLGFYWKYKEDLHKGMFKTPTIRNVEKTAPYMHNGVYQTLEEVVDFYNKGGGNGLGFELEHQTLPFEALNLSDEEQKNIVAFMKTLTESHTPKNPQHKK; encoded by the coding sequence ATGAAAACACCCATTAAAGCATCAGCCTTTTCCATATTTTTAATCTTAGCTATATCTTGTAAAAAAGAAAAAGAAACTACCATTGCTGCAATAAATTGGTCAAGTGCCCAAAACTATTATTTAAAAAACATTCAAACATCTATAGATTACCTAGATAGTTTAAAAAAGGAAGGATTTGATGGCACAAAATCTAAACAATATTTCACACTCGCACGTGAAGCCTTTAAAAAATCTGAACCTTATGCCTCCTATTTAAACCCCGAAGTTGGACATAGAGCTAACGGTCCAGCACTTCCTATTTATAAAGATGATAATGGAAAAGTATTAAACCCTGTAGGCTTTCAAAAAATAGAAGAAAGCATTTACGAACAAGAAACCAGTAAGACCGATTTCGAACAAGAACTTTATGTAACCAAGGGCATGCTTTATGTACTAAAAAAAGGCATTGAAAAAAGAGAACTGAATGCCCAACGCTTTTTTATAGCGACCCATCAGCAACTATTCAGAATTGTAAGTTTAGCCATTTCTGGTTTCGATACACCTGTAAGTCATTTGGGAATTAATGAGAGTAAAATTTCTTTGGAAGGTTTAAAAACAGTTTACCAAAATACCATTCAGCCCATTATTCAAAATAAAAACAAATCATTAGATATAGATTTTTTAAATAGCATTTCAAAAGCTGTAAAATTTATTGAACAAAATGATAATTTTGATACGTTTGATAGATTTACTTTTACCAGAGATTATATGAATCCTATCACCCGAAATTGGGTTAATATTCGTAAAACAAGTAACCTTTGGGATCCTGTAAATACAGAGCCTTTCAATTTTGATGCCCCAACTTTTTTTGAAAATAACTCCTTCAACCTCAACTTTTTTACACCAGCCACAAACAGAAACCCAACAGACAAACAAATTGCTCTTGGAGAAAAACTATTTTCAGATCCTAAACTTTCCTCAAATGGCACTATGGCCTGTATAACCTGTCATGTTCCAAATAAAGGATATGCAGATGGTATGAAAGTTAATTTAGACAATAATGGTAAACCGCTTCAACGTAATACACCAACACTAATAAATACAGCATTTCAGCAAAGTTTCTTTTTAGACGGTAGGGCGAGTAGTTTAATTGACCAAATTTCGCTAGTGTTTACCAACGACAAGGAATTTAATACCAATGTACATGAGTTTTCAGATATCATTTTAAAAGATTCTACCTATGTTGATCTTTTTAAAGATGCGTATGGTCGTATTTCTAAAAACAACAAAGATGTTATTAAGGCTATTTCGTCATACATTTCTACACTTAATAGCTTTAACTCTAAATTTGACAAAAACATTAGAGGTGAAGAAAATACATTTACAAATGAAGAAAGGCAGGGATATAATCTTTTTATGGGAAAAGCACTTTGCGCAACCTGTCATTTTATCCCGTTAACAAATGGAACTGTACCTCCATTTTTTAACGAAACTGAAAAAGAAGTTATAGGTGTTCCAAAAACATCTGATAACAAAGAATTTGACAATGATTTGGGATTTTATTGGAAATACAAAGAAGATTTACACAAAGGTATGTTTAAAACACCTACCATACGAAACGTCGAAAAAACAGCACCATACATGCACAACGGGGTATATCAAACCCTAGAAGAAGTGGTAGATTTTTACAATAAAGGTGGTGGTAACGGACTTGGTTTTGAGTTAGAACACCAAACTTTGCCTTTTGAAGCATTAAATCTTAGTGACGAAGAACAAAAAAACATTGTTGCTTTTATGAAGACACTTACCGAGAGTCATACGCCTAAAAACCCACAACACAAGAAGTAA
- the bshC gene encoding bacillithiol biosynthesis cysteine-adding enzyme BshC, with translation MPTDCISFKKTGYFSSLICDYLDEKPELQPFYNRFPKLENFKAQMDEKALSFKMQSRTVLVNSLKRQYQNTTISESTALHIEALQLENTFTITTGHQLNLFTGPLYFLYKIVSAINLSKELKHTYPAYNFVPIYWMATEDHDFEEINYFNFKGKKVHWNKEAGGAVGELSTDGLEAVLNLFSLELGTSKNAEYLKTLFEEAYVKHQNLADATRFLANELFKDYGLVIIDANDAELKKQFSPFMEDELLNQTSFKSVSKTNEQINKLPNQPYGIQVNPREINLFYLTENLRERIVFEEGVYKVINTDISWSKSEIIKQLYEVPERFSPNVIMRPLYQEVILPNLCYIGGGGELAYWFQLKHYFNQVNVPFPILLLRNSVLIQSESQYKKLQNLNISNDAIFLKRDAFINKKVREISNIDIDFSEQKTALKQQFEALYKLAEQTDKSFLGAVKAQEVKQLKGLDALEKRLLKAQKRKLSDQVFRMTEIKNELFPNGSLQERNANFSEFYLEYGDQFIPELIENLEPLKGEFLILNL, from the coding sequence ATGCCAACCGATTGTATTTCATTTAAAAAAACAGGCTATTTTTCGTCACTTATTTGTGATTATTTAGATGAGAAACCAGAATTGCAACCTTTTTATAACCGATTTCCAAAACTTGAGAATTTTAAAGCACAGATGGATGAAAAAGCATTGTCTTTTAAAATGCAGTCTAGAACCGTTTTGGTTAACAGTTTAAAAAGGCAATACCAAAACACGACAATTTCAGAAAGTACCGCATTACATATTGAAGCTTTACAACTAGAAAATACGTTCACAATAACAACGGGACATCAATTAAACTTGTTTACGGGACCGCTTTATTTTCTGTATAAAATAGTGTCGGCTATCAATCTTTCAAAGGAATTAAAACATACCTACCCAGCGTATAATTTTGTGCCTATTTATTGGATGGCAACCGAAGACCATGATTTTGAGGAAATAAATTATTTCAACTTTAAAGGAAAAAAAGTCCATTGGAATAAAGAAGCGGGTGGGGCAGTAGGTGAACTTTCTACCGATGGTTTAGAAGCTGTGCTGAATTTGTTTTCTTTGGAATTGGGAACGAGCAAGAATGCCGAATATTTAAAAACACTTTTTGAGGAAGCTTATGTAAAGCATCAAAATTTAGCCGATGCTACCCGTTTTTTAGCGAACGAATTGTTTAAAGACTACGGTTTGGTAATTATTGATGCCAATGATGCCGAGTTAAAAAAGCAGTTTAGTCCTTTTATGGAAGATGAATTACTAAATCAAACGTCTTTTAAAAGCGTATCCAAAACAAATGAACAAATAAACAAATTGCCAAATCAGCCCTACGGTATTCAAGTAAACCCACGTGAGATTAATTTGTTTTATCTAACTGAAAATTTAAGAGAGCGCATTGTTTTTGAAGAAGGTGTTTACAAAGTCATCAATACTGATATATCCTGGAGCAAGAGTGAGATAATAAAACAGCTCTATGAGGTGCCGGAACGGTTTTCACCCAACGTTATTATGCGTCCGTTATACCAAGAAGTTATTTTGCCAAACCTTTGTTACATTGGTGGTGGCGGTGAGTTGGCGTATTGGTTTCAATTGAAGCACTATTTTAATCAGGTTAATGTGCCGTTTCCTATATTGTTGTTACGCAATTCAGTATTGATTCAATCTGAAAGTCAGTATAAAAAGCTTCAAAATTTAAATATTTCAAACGACGCTATTTTTTTAAAGCGCGATGCGTTCATTAATAAAAAAGTAAGAGAGATTTCGAATATAGATATTGATTTTTCAGAACAGAAAACAGCTTTAAAGCAACAATTCGAAGCATTATATAAACTAGCTGAACAAACAGACAAATCGTTTTTAGGAGCTGTAAAAGCGCAAGAAGTTAAACAGTTAAAAGGCTTGGATGCTTTGGAAAAGCGGTTATTAAAAGCCCAAAAAAGAAAACTGTCTGACCAAGTGTTTAGAATGACCGAGATTAAAAACGAGTTATTCCCAAACGGAAGCCTACAGGAACGCAACGCCAATTTTTCGGAGTTTTATTTGGAATATGGCGACCAGTTCATACCGGAACTTATAGAAAATTTAGAACCTTTAAAGGGCGAATTTTTAATATTAAATCTTTAA
- the guaA gene encoding glutamine-hydrolyzing GMP synthase, with translation MQHDKVLILDFGSQYTQLIARRVRELNIYSEIHPFNKIPTNFQEYKAVILSGSPYSVRGEQALHPDLTNIRGEKPLLAVCYGAQYLAHFSGGEVAPSNTREYGRAKLAFIKDNEDFFKNIHVGSQVWMSHSDTIKELPTNGVLIASTHDVSNAAYRIEGEDTYAIQFHPEVYHSTDGKQLLENFLVGIAGLNQDWTPDSFVEETVAAIQEKVGNDKVVLGLSGGVDSTVAAVLLNKAIGKNLYCIFVNNGLLRKNEFENVLSQYEGMGLNVKGVDASQRFLDALAGIEDPEKKRKAIGNAFIEVFDDEAHKLTDVKWLAQGTIYPDVIESVSATGGPSATIKSHHNVGGLPDFMKLKIVEPLRAIFKDEVRRVGATLGIDPELLGRHPFPGPGLGIRILGDITAEKVRILQEVDAIFINGLKEWGLYDKVWQAGAMLLPVNSVGVMGDERTYEKCVALRAVESTDGMTADWVNLPYEFLQKTSNDIINKVKGVNRVVYDISSKPPATIEWE, from the coding sequence ATGCAACATGATAAGGTACTTATTTTAGACTTCGGATCGCAATACACACAGCTTATTGCCCGTAGAGTTAGGGAACTCAACATTTATTCCGAAATACATCCATTCAACAAAATTCCAACAAACTTTCAAGAGTATAAAGCTGTTATACTTTCTGGTAGTCCTTATTCGGTAAGAGGTGAACAGGCTTTGCACCCCGATTTAACAAATATTAGAGGTGAGAAACCTTTACTAGCGGTTTGTTATGGTGCACAATATTTAGCACATTTTTCGGGAGGAGAAGTCGCGCCTTCCAATACGAGGGAATACGGTCGTGCAAAATTAGCTTTCATTAAAGACAACGAGGATTTCTTTAAAAATATTCATGTAGGAAGTCAGGTTTGGATGAGTCATAGTGATACGATTAAAGAACTACCAACCAACGGTGTTTTAATAGCAAGTACGCATGACGTTAGCAATGCTGCCTATAGAATTGAAGGCGAGGACACGTATGCCATTCAATTTCATCCAGAAGTTTATCACTCTACCGATGGTAAACAGTTATTGGAAAACTTTTTGGTGGGTATTGCAGGTCTTAATCAGGATTGGACCCCCGATTCTTTTGTTGAAGAAACCGTGGCAGCTATACAAGAAAAAGTAGGAAACGACAAGGTGGTTTTAGGTCTATCGGGAGGTGTAGATTCTACCGTAGCAGCGGTATTGTTGAATAAAGCCATTGGCAAAAATTTATATTGTATTTTCGTTAATAACGGATTGCTTCGTAAAAACGAATTCGAAAATGTTTTAAGTCAATATGAGGGTATGGGACTGAACGTTAAAGGGGTGGATGCCTCTCAACGTTTTTTAGATGCCCTAGCAGGAATCGAAGACCCTGAGAAAAAACGCAAAGCCATTGGGAATGCGTTTATTGAGGTTTTTGATGATGAAGCCCATAAATTAACCGATGTAAAATGGTTGGCACAAGGTACTATTTACCCAGATGTTATTGAAAGTGTTTCGGCAACTGGTGGCCCTTCAGCAACTATAAAAAGTCATCACAACGTAGGGGGGCTACCCGATTTTATGAAACTTAAAATCGTAGAGCCTTTACGTGCTATTTTTAAAGATGAGGTTAGACGTGTAGGAGCTACTTTAGGTATCGATCCTGAACTTTTAGGACGTCATCCATTTCCAGGTCCAGGATTGGGAATTCGTATTTTAGGCGATATTACTGCCGAAAAAGTACGTATTCTACAGGAAGTTGATGCTATTTTTATTAACGGATTAAAAGAATGGGGACTGTACGATAAAGTGTGGCAAGCGGGTGCTATGTTATTACCTGTGAATAGTGTAGGCGTTATGGGCGATGAGCGTACATACGAAAAATGTGTGGCACTTCGTGCGGTTGAAAGTACCGATGGCATGACTGCGGATTGGGTAAATTTACCGTATGAATTCCTTCAAAAAACATCAAATGATATTATAAATAAAGTAAAAGGTGTTAATAGAGTCGTTTACGATATTAGCTCGAAACCACCAGCAACTATTGAGTGGGAGTAA
- a CDS encoding amino acid ABC transporter substrate-binding protein, whose protein sequence is MIKFFSVLCFVFIFGINAVTAQNFSTHQVKKGETIHGIAARYGVTISDIYAFNPDAKKELKANTVLIIPISKAKMTPVATTKELQGFKVHRTSKKETLYSIAKRYDITEDEIKKHNTFLYANTLQKGDKLQIPVFKITKEAPKATTKPYLVKAKEGKWRIAYKFGITVQELEDLNPGMGETLQEGQQIYVPNMDGDVVKEVDEKYSYYNVLPKEGFYRLKLKLGLDQETLETLNPELKSTGLKEGMVLKIPYSNKMTDSSETATEKTHLESRITNFDTKHIAVMLPFRLNRVDFDSISDIKGSIKKDPYLDASLDFYTGVLSALDSLKSLGISLKVDVYDTKYQVSEVLRIINENNFKDVDAVIGPLTSETFDKAASELRAYNVPVVSPIGTNLTLYDNVFQSRPSDDLLKDRIVNFVKADSLVKNIVIVSDTKNESVANSIKSEFNYAKLIYSRKNKQGKDENFLYVEDIRSTLKPGRNIVFLETQSEGFASNVTSILGSLTQRTEGNPNAIEIVLVTTNFNAAFEGDQVSNEHLSKLQFHFATASKSYSDTENNSFVKRYTQTYGITPSKRAVKGFDLTMDVVLRLATAEDLYLSANSAPLTEYVENKFAYKKKLLGGYYNDATYIVKYKDLEIVEVK, encoded by the coding sequence ATGATTAAATTCTTTTCCGTTTTATGTTTCGTATTCATCTTCGGCATAAATGCTGTAACAGCCCAAAACTTTAGTACGCATCAAGTTAAAAAAGGAGAGACTATTCACGGTATTGCAGCACGTTATGGCGTGACGATTTCCGATATTTATGCCTTTAATCCGGATGCTAAAAAAGAATTAAAAGCCAATACGGTCTTAATAATTCCTATTTCTAAAGCAAAAATGACGCCAGTTGCTACTACAAAAGAATTACAAGGGTTTAAAGTACATAGAACCAGTAAGAAAGAAACCTTATATAGTATAGCGAAGCGCTACGATATTACTGAAGATGAGATAAAAAAGCACAACACTTTTTTATATGCCAATACTTTGCAAAAGGGCGATAAGCTTCAAATACCTGTTTTTAAAATAACTAAAGAAGCACCTAAAGCCACCACTAAACCATATTTGGTGAAAGCTAAAGAAGGGAAGTGGCGCATAGCCTATAAATTTGGTATTACAGTACAAGAACTTGAAGATCTAAACCCGGGCATGGGCGAAACACTACAGGAAGGACAACAAATTTATGTGCCTAATATGGATGGCGACGTTGTTAAAGAAGTTGATGAAAAATACAGTTATTACAATGTATTGCCAAAAGAAGGATTTTACCGTTTAAAACTTAAATTAGGGTTAGACCAAGAAACATTGGAAACTTTAAACCCTGAGTTGAAAAGCACTGGTTTAAAGGAAGGCATGGTTTTGAAAATACCGTATTCGAATAAAATGACCGATAGTAGTGAAACAGCCACTGAAAAAACACATTTAGAAAGCAGAATCACCAATTTCGATACCAAACACATTGCGGTTATGTTGCCTTTTAGATTAAATCGTGTCGATTTCGATTCTATTTCAGATATAAAAGGCAGTATAAAAAAGGATCCTTATTTAGATGCCTCTCTCGATTTTTATACCGGTGTTTTGTCTGCATTAGATTCCTTAAAATCATTAGGCATATCACTTAAAGTAGATGTTTACGATACCAAATATCAAGTAAGTGAAGTGTTAAGAATAATTAATGAAAACAATTTTAAAGATGTTGATGCGGTTATCGGACCGTTAACATCTGAAACCTTCGATAAAGCCGCATCCGAATTACGCGCTTATAATGTACCTGTAGTGTCACCAATAGGCACTAATTTAACATTATATGACAACGTGTTTCAATCACGACCATCAGACGACTTGTTAAAAGACAGAATTGTAAATTTTGTAAAAGCAGATTCGTTGGTAAAAAACATTGTTATTGTTTCAGACACAAAAAATGAATCGGTAGCCAACAGTATTAAAAGCGAATTTAATTATGCGAAATTGATCTACTCCCGAAAAAATAAACAAGGTAAGGATGAAAATTTCCTGTATGTAGAAGATATAAGAAGCACCTTGAAACCAGGAAGAAATATCGTGTTTTTAGAAACACAGAGCGAAGGTTTTGCTTCGAATGTTACCAGTATTTTGGGATCTTTAACGCAACGAACAGAAGGAAATCCCAATGCTATCGAAATCGTATTGGTAACAACCAATTTTAATGCCGCTTTTGAAGGTGATCAAGTATCTAACGAGCACTTGTCTAAACTTCAGTTTCATTTTGCAACAGCTTCAAAATCATATAGCGATACAGAAAACAATTCGTTTGTTAAACGCTATACACAAACCTATGGCATAACACCAAGTAAGCGTGCCGTTAAAGGTTTCGATTTGACCATGGATGTTGTGTTGCGTTTAGCAACTGCTGAAGATTTGTATCTATCTGCAAATAGCGCCCCTCTTACAGAGTATGTTGAAAATAAATTTGCTTATAAAAAGAAATTGTTGGGAGGTTATTATAACGATGCTACCTATATTGTAAAGTACAAAGATTTGGAAATTGTTGAAGTAAAATAA
- a CDS encoding pyridoxal phosphate-dependent decarboxylase family protein, which translates to MHKADIELVEMSMDVMKYAIDRLSSKKIKIGKPRKEEELKALVGETITEKGIGGEVAFNLWKKHLMKANVSIDHPRHLAFVPASPTRAAIMFDLVTSASSIHGAYWMEGAGGIFCENEAMRWIVSLTGLPKGAFGVFTSGGTAANLSAMVTAREHWRENDVYKDEKGLIITSIGAHSSIKAMAKVIDVDVFLVDTEDKLLGTELENAINSLTAQQRKRLFAVVGTGGTTNAGIIDDLDGIASICEKENLWFHVDAAYGGGALAADSVRHLFNGIEKADSITIDPHKWMFSPYDCGSVIYKNPELAKKAHAQEGSYLDIFKDEGADGFNPSDYQIQLTRRVRGLPLWFSLAMHGTNRYKQAVERGIELAQIAGRLIDESPHVELVREPSLSCVLYRRIGWTPEDYTHWTYKNHKKGFALVTPTKWKQGNAYETVSRFCFINPDTTKKDIERILDSMQ; encoded by the coding sequence ATGCATAAGGCGGATATTGAATTGGTTGAAATGTCTATGGATGTCATGAAATATGCTATCGATAGATTATCATCTAAAAAAATTAAAATCGGCAAGCCTAGAAAGGAAGAAGAGCTAAAAGCATTAGTTGGCGAAACCATTACGGAAAAAGGCATTGGTGGTGAGGTGGCTTTTAATCTTTGGAAAAAGCATTTAATGAAAGCCAATGTGTCCATTGACCATCCCAGGCATTTGGCATTTGTACCTGCATCCCCAACAAGAGCGGCTATTATGTTCGATTTGGTTACATCGGCTTCAAGTATTCATGGGGCGTATTGGATGGAAGGTGCCGGCGGTATTTTTTGTGAAAATGAAGCTATGAGATGGATCGTATCCTTAACAGGTTTACCAAAAGGAGCCTTTGGAGTTTTTACTAGTGGCGGTACCGCTGCAAATCTATCGGCTATGGTGACTGCTAGGGAGCATTGGAGAGAAAATGATGTTTATAAAGACGAAAAAGGACTGATAATAACGTCTATTGGGGCGCATTCATCCATAAAAGCGATGGCAAAAGTGATTGATGTGGATGTTTTTTTAGTTGATACTGAAGATAAATTATTAGGAACTGAATTGGAAAACGCCATTAATAGTTTAACAGCGCAACAACGAAAAAGATTGTTTGCAGTAGTGGGGACAGGCGGAACAACCAATGCCGGTATTATTGATGATTTGGATGGTATTGCGTCTATTTGTGAAAAAGAAAATCTTTGGTTTCATGTTGATGCGGCTTATGGAGGTGGTGCTTTGGCAGCAGATTCTGTACGGCATTTGTTTAATGGTATTGAAAAAGCAGATAGTATTACCATAGACCCTCATAAATGGATGTTTTCACCATACGATTGTGGTTCGGTTATTTATAAAAATCCAGAATTAGCTAAAAAGGCACATGCTCAAGAAGGCTCTTATTTGGATATTTTTAAAGATGAAGGTGCCGATGGTTTCAACCCATCAGATTACCAGATACAGTTAACACGTCGTGTTCGAGGTTTGCCTTTATGGTTTTCACTGGCAATGCATGGAACGAACAGATATAAACAGGCGGTGGAACGAGGCATTGAATTGGCACAAATAGCTGGTAGATTAATTGATGAAAGCCCACATGTTGAGTTGGTTAGAGAACCAAGTTTGTCATGTGTATTATATAGAAGAATTGGATGGACACCTGAGGATTATACACATTGGACCTATAAAAACCATAAAAAAGGATTTGCTTTGGTAACGCCAACAAAATGGAAACAAGGCAATGCCTATGAAACAGTTTCCCGTTTTTGTTTTATCAATCCAGATACCACAAAAAAAGACATTGAAAGGATTTTGGATTCCATGCAGTAG